One window of Saccharomyces kudriavzevii IFO 1802 strain IFO1802 genome assembly, chromosome: 10 genomic DNA carries:
- the TPH3 gene encoding Tph3p (similar to Saccharomyces cerevisiae YJL016W; ancestral locus Anc_5.164) — protein MGFLNSLKKPVNIKSSLPKFSRSTTFTSSSHPISSRSFQELPPELFAITKPIFKLLQAQANKVYFQSSEVEAVWDIKDSSGHVFEAKSISLVGSRIIVADSSVGVMDVAIIDSPSNMNQCEISSVGEFLQFNNGLLSVACNDFALLEKFKRLCMISIFEFVSIYKALTGTVISSYGLRMSDMHIILNSPFNFKDWCEIYLDGQGWVKVWCHIDKVSKSSNSKSNSDHDTKGKYQIRFFRDDKSTSSKNCIFFIPDNEYVQDVFFYNADSAEPSKNMNEFFQRLQMIKLVGNVRFCGDTDLNDIMDNGSINSSANNGSGDSSSAALNNESPSTTPKSRTFFSPKGHKRNSSHVSSLTSRSTKKPITNFTTRTNGLLIRPLPHHGVHHLEAMIRFIIPLMDCARLYGRPVQFKTDRTDVNSLMFGLPKLPSVDYFAQEEIVHLMTQEFNPLKEKDTDDTMALAMSRFSSYLQERMTKVSKRNTELSFKTFGDVMGVYKSTKDRAKLGSIGDKDSSVKELSLSDKSNISSESTNVMNQLQINAREFQNSMCERPIVASTSPLA, from the coding sequence ATGGGCTTTCTAAATTCGCTGAAGAAACCGGTCAATATCAAGAGCTCGCTCCCTAAGTTCTCCCGCAGTACCACGTTCACTTCGAGCAGCCATCCAATAAGTTCGCGGTCCTTCCAAGAATTACCGCCAGAGCTGTTTGCCATCACTAAGCCTATATTCAAGTTGCTGCAAGCACAAGCAAACAAGGTATATTTTCAATCTTCCGAGGTTGAAGCAGTGTGGGATATCAAGGATTCTTCTGGTCATGTTTTTGAAGCAAAGTCGATCTCCTTGGTCGGCTCCCGCATCATCGTTGCAGACTCCTCTGTCGGGGTTATGGACGTCGCCATCATAGATTCTCCGTCCAATATGAACCAATGTGAGATTTCGAGCGTCGGCGAATTTCTGCAGTTCAATAATGGCCTGTTATCTGTTGCATGTAACGACTTTGCCTTGTTggagaaattcaaaaggttATGCATGATCTCCATTTTTGAGTTTGTTTCCATATATAAGGCCCTGACCGGTACGGTCATTTCATCTTATGGATTGAGAATGTCTGATATGCATATCATCCTGAACTCACCGTTCAATTTCAAGGATTGGTGTGAAATTTACCTTGATGGACAAGGCTGGGTTAAAGTTTGGTGCCATATCGATAAAGTGTCCAAAAGTAGTAATTCCAAAAGTAATAGTGATCATGACACCAAAGGGAAATACCAAATCAGATTTTTTAGAGATGACAAGTCCACATCTAGCAAGAactgcatttttttcattcctGACAACGAATACGTTCAAGACGTATTTTTCTATAATGCAGACTCAGCTGAGCCttccaagaatatgaatgaatttttccaacGCTTGCAAATGATCAAACTCGTTGGTAACGTGCGCTTCTGTGGTGATACAGATCTGAATGACATAATGGATAATGGATCGATTAACAGTAGTGCAAACAACGGTAGTGGCGACAGCAGCTCAGCGGCTTTGAACAATGAAAGTCCCAGCACCACGCCAAAGAGTagaactttcttttcaccaaaaggtcacaaaagaaacagTTCTCATGTCAGCTCTTTAACTTCAAGGTCAACGAAAAAGCCCATCACTAACTTCACGACGCGTACGAATGGGCTCTTAATTAGACCATTGCCTCATCACGGTGTACATCATTTGGAAGCAATGATCAGGTTCATCATTCCCTTGATGGATTGTGCAAGGCTTTATGGACGTCCCGTTCAATTTAAGACGGACAGAACTGATGTAAATTCACTGATGTTCGGGTTACCTAAATTGCCCTCAGTGGATTATTTTGCTCAAGAAGAGATTGTCCACTTAATGACCCAGGAATTCAAtcctttgaaagaaaaagatactGACGACACAATGGCCTTGGCTATGTCAAGATTTTCTAGCTATTTGCAGGAAAGAATGACGAAAGTCTCTAAGAGAAATACGGAGCTGAGTTTCAAGACCTTTGGTGATGTTATGGGCGTATATAAATCTACAAAAGATCGCGCTAAACTGGGTTCCATTGGCGATAAAGATAGTTCGGTGAAGGAACTTTCGTTGAGCGATAAGAGTAACATCAGTTCTGAATCAACGAACGTGATGAACCAATTGCAGATTAATGCCCGTGAATTCCAAAACTCTATGTGCGAACGTCCTATCGTCGCAAGCACATCCCCCTTGGCCTAG